Proteins encoded within one genomic window of Nomia melanderi isolate GNS246 chromosome 8, iyNomMela1, whole genome shotgun sequence:
- the Brd7-9 gene encoding bromodomain containing 7/9 isoform X1, producing MGSKKHKKHKRERHEEGHYSTTDKPRTLKLILKVGGSSGTPEYGNEPSQATMLSQHLGVYPQQLGLNCSVTQESEYDRYLGHKKLKKKKKKKDKRHKHHHKDKKRRREESSQESVGDADEGLAEVPKKIPNHQLLIPRHPSTGEHRVGVTNQISSLSPHREPRTCVLRKIAERTPLQRLLEHLLRSMEKRDPQQFFAWPVTDSIAPGYSQIITNPMDFSTIKQKIDDNSYQNLNEFIDDFKLMCDNATTYNQPDTIYFKAAKKLLHVGLKMVTPEKLRQLRPVLTYMQDISKEELGFELGTEDPNNPDVPITEEQIEREREQEERNEEAEELRKENQRKMRLANLGKFEAIPDDLTPDEILKQARSAAKAASEKLSLKRLNSKMGFLRQKKDGTTSLQIIVPGDGVIPGTNQRPVSLGQLIGKLNHGTGALAGFREDRRNMSKPVKPLYYGAFGSYAPSYDSTFANLTKEETDLVYQTYGDETAVQYAESILDFAKDCDYTLTMVDDLLDILTGGDHRKTKKFLEEKRRLREEEEKIKHLLEKPMQDVNRNISALDNVKVDIDQLKTLSELGIDVNFLENLEDEVKLSKERAALQSRLDDTSQMIGRLKQAQHDRLSAPPPAHLSNVPKPSENEVALADKITDNLTEIAKKLPPSAIAPVDGLRRAMGIAPLGGGPEPMEVEPITHNPTIVAENNLLSQPNSNLLSAPSPIQSATLLSPTSQQTQSISIVNTNQPPIQIQIGMTHSQTPPSLLSTTETSAVPDLETELREFLESDPTLGHSPLHDDKTLEDILSES from the exons ATGGGCTCGAAGAAGCATAAAAAGCACAAGCGCGAGAGGCACGAAG AAGGGCACTATTCAACCACGGACAAGCCTCGTACTTTAAAACTTATTCTAAAAGTAGGAGGTAGCAGTGGCACACCTGAATACGGCAACGAGCCTAGCCAGGCAACAATGTTGTCTCAACATTTGGGTGTCTACCCACAGCAGTTGGGTCTCAACTGTTCTGTAACACAGGAATCTGAATATGATAGGTACTTAGGGCATAAAAagcttaaaaagaaaaagaaaaagaaggataaGAGACACAAACATCATCACAAGGACAAAAAGAGGAGGAGAGAAGAATCCAGTCAAGAGTCAGTTGGTGATGCGGATGAAGGTTTGGCGGAAGTCCCAAAAAAGATTCCTAATCATCAGTTACTCATCCCAAGGCATCCTTCTACCGGAGAGCATAGAGTTGGTGTTACCAATCAAATCAGCTCTCTTTCACCACACAGAGAACCGAGAACATGTGTACTTAGGAAAATTGCGGAACGTACGCCACTTCAACGATTATTAGAACACCTTCTTAGGTCAATGGAAAAACGTGACCCGCAACAATTCTTTGCTTGGCCAGTTACGGACAGCATTGCGCCTGGATACTCTCAGATAATTACTAATCCTATGGACTTCAGTACCATCAAACAAAAGATTGATGATAACAgttatcaaaatttaaatgaatttatagaTGACTTTAAATTAATGTGTGACAATGCAACCACGTATAATCAACCGGacacaatatatttcaaagcaGCAAAAAAATTATTGCACGTTGGTCTGAAGATGGTTACACCTGAGAAACTCAGACAGTTAAGACCTGTTTTGACCTATATGCAAGATATTTCGAAGGAAGAGCTTGGATTTGAATTAGGAACGGAGGACCCAAATAATCCGGACGTACCGATTACGGAGGAGCAGATCGAACGTGAACGAGAACAGGAGGAACGTAACGAAGAAGCGGAAGAGCTCAGAAAAGAGAATCAGAGGAAGATGAGATTAGCAAATTTAGGTAAATTTGAAGCCATCCCCGATGATTTGACTCCAGATGAAATCTTAAAGCAAGCACGTAGCGCCGCAAAAGCGGCGTCGGAGAAGTTATCGTTGAAAAGGCTGAACTCGAAAATGGGCTTCCTCAGGCAGAAGAAAGACGGAACTACTAGCTTGCAAATAATAGTACCAGGTGACGGTGTGATTCCTGGAACTAATCAAAGACCTGTGTCGTTGGGTCAGCTCATTGGTAAACTAAATCATGGTACAGGCGCATTAGCAGGATTTCGCGAAGACAGGAGAAACATGTCTAAGCCAGTGAAACCTTTATACTATGGTGCCTTCGGCTCTTACGCGCCAAGTTATGACTCTACTTTTGCTAACTTGACAAAAGAAGAAACAGACCTAGTGTACCAGACCTACGGGGATGAAACTGCTGTACAGTACGCAGAATCCATTTTAGACTTCGCTAAAGACTGTGATTATACATTAACTATGGTCGATGATCTGTTGGACATCTTGACGGGTGGAGATCACAGAAAGACCAAGAAGTTCCTCGAGGAGAAACGTCGGCTCagagaagaagaggagaagaTAAAGCATTTGCTCGAAAAGCCTATGCAAGATGTGAATCGTAATATTTCAGCCCTGGACAACGTTAAGGTCGATATCGATCAACTGAAAACCCTCTCAGAACTAGGAATTGACGTGAACTTCTTGGAGAACCTAG AGGACGAAGTGAAGCTAAGCAAAGAGCGCGCAGCCCTACAGAGTCGTTTGGATGACACGTCTCAGATGATAGGCCGCCTGAAGCAGGCGCAACATGATCGCCTATCAGCACCGCCACCTGCTCACCTATCGAATGTTCCTAAACCGTCAGAAAACGAAGTTGCATTAGCTGATAAGATTACGGACAATCTTACAGAAATAGCGAAGAAACTACCGCCATCGGCTATCGCTCCCGTTGATGGTCTACGAAGAGCGATGGGGATAGCACCCCTAGGTGGTGGTCCAGAACCAATGGAAGTCGAGCCAATCACACACAACCCGACGATAGTCGCGGAGAACAATCTGTTGTCGCAACCGAATAGTAACCTTTTGTCCGCGCCGTCACCGATTCAAAGCGCAACCTTACTCAGCCCGACAAGCCAACAAACACAATCAATTAGTATTGTCAATACCAATCAGCCTCCGATCCAAATACAGATCGGAATGACGCACAGCCAGACACCTCCGTCTCTACTGAGCACAACGGAAACGTCTGCGGTTCCTGATCTAGAGACCGAGCTCCGTGAATTCCTAGAGAGTGATCCTACGTTAGGGCATTCACCTTTACACGACGACAAAACACTCGAAGACATTTTGTCCGAGTCCTAG
- the Brd7-9 gene encoding bromodomain containing 7/9 isoform X2, translated as MLSQHLGVYPQQLGLNCSVTQESEYDRYLGHKKLKKKKKKKDKRHKHHHKDKKRRREESSQESVGDADEGLAEVPKKIPNHQLLIPRHPSTGEHRVGVTNQISSLSPHREPRTCVLRKIAERTPLQRLLEHLLRSMEKRDPQQFFAWPVTDSIAPGYSQIITNPMDFSTIKQKIDDNSYQNLNEFIDDFKLMCDNATTYNQPDTIYFKAAKKLLHVGLKMVTPEKLRQLRPVLTYMQDISKEELGFELGTEDPNNPDVPITEEQIEREREQEERNEEAEELRKENQRKMRLANLGKFEAIPDDLTPDEILKQARSAAKAASEKLSLKRLNSKMGFLRQKKDGTTSLQIIVPGDGVIPGTNQRPVSLGQLIGKLNHGTGALAGFREDRRNMSKPVKPLYYGAFGSYAPSYDSTFANLTKEETDLVYQTYGDETAVQYAESILDFAKDCDYTLTMVDDLLDILTGGDHRKTKKFLEEKRRLREEEEKIKHLLEKPMQDVNRNISALDNVKVDIDQLKTLSELGIDVNFLENLEDEVKLSKERAALQSRLDDTSQMIGRLKQAQHDRLSAPPPAHLSNVPKPSENEVALADKITDNLTEIAKKLPPSAIAPVDGLRRAMGIAPLGGGPEPMEVEPITHNPTIVAENNLLSQPNSNLLSAPSPIQSATLLSPTSQQTQSISIVNTNQPPIQIQIGMTHSQTPPSLLSTTETSAVPDLETELREFLESDPTLGHSPLHDDKTLEDILSES; from the exons ATGTTGTCTCAACATTTGGGTGTCTACCCACAGCAGTTGGGTCTCAACTGTTCTGTAACACAGGAATCTGAATATGATAGGTACTTAGGGCATAAAAagcttaaaaagaaaaagaaaaagaaggataaGAGACACAAACATCATCACAAGGACAAAAAGAGGAGGAGAGAAGAATCCAGTCAAGAGTCAGTTGGTGATGCGGATGAAGGTTTGGCGGAAGTCCCAAAAAAGATTCCTAATCATCAGTTACTCATCCCAAGGCATCCTTCTACCGGAGAGCATAGAGTTGGTGTTACCAATCAAATCAGCTCTCTTTCACCACACAGAGAACCGAGAACATGTGTACTTAGGAAAATTGCGGAACGTACGCCACTTCAACGATTATTAGAACACCTTCTTAGGTCAATGGAAAAACGTGACCCGCAACAATTCTTTGCTTGGCCAGTTACGGACAGCATTGCGCCTGGATACTCTCAGATAATTACTAATCCTATGGACTTCAGTACCATCAAACAAAAGATTGATGATAACAgttatcaaaatttaaatgaatttatagaTGACTTTAAATTAATGTGTGACAATGCAACCACGTATAATCAACCGGacacaatatatttcaaagcaGCAAAAAAATTATTGCACGTTGGTCTGAAGATGGTTACACCTGAGAAACTCAGACAGTTAAGACCTGTTTTGACCTATATGCAAGATATTTCGAAGGAAGAGCTTGGATTTGAATTAGGAACGGAGGACCCAAATAATCCGGACGTACCGATTACGGAGGAGCAGATCGAACGTGAACGAGAACAGGAGGAACGTAACGAAGAAGCGGAAGAGCTCAGAAAAGAGAATCAGAGGAAGATGAGATTAGCAAATTTAGGTAAATTTGAAGCCATCCCCGATGATTTGACTCCAGATGAAATCTTAAAGCAAGCACGTAGCGCCGCAAAAGCGGCGTCGGAGAAGTTATCGTTGAAAAGGCTGAACTCGAAAATGGGCTTCCTCAGGCAGAAGAAAGACGGAACTACTAGCTTGCAAATAATAGTACCAGGTGACGGTGTGATTCCTGGAACTAATCAAAGACCTGTGTCGTTGGGTCAGCTCATTGGTAAACTAAATCATGGTACAGGCGCATTAGCAGGATTTCGCGAAGACAGGAGAAACATGTCTAAGCCAGTGAAACCTTTATACTATGGTGCCTTCGGCTCTTACGCGCCAAGTTATGACTCTACTTTTGCTAACTTGACAAAAGAAGAAACAGACCTAGTGTACCAGACCTACGGGGATGAAACTGCTGTACAGTACGCAGAATCCATTTTAGACTTCGCTAAAGACTGTGATTATACATTAACTATGGTCGATGATCTGTTGGACATCTTGACGGGTGGAGATCACAGAAAGACCAAGAAGTTCCTCGAGGAGAAACGTCGGCTCagagaagaagaggagaagaTAAAGCATTTGCTCGAAAAGCCTATGCAAGATGTGAATCGTAATATTTCAGCCCTGGACAACGTTAAGGTCGATATCGATCAACTGAAAACCCTCTCAGAACTAGGAATTGACGTGAACTTCTTGGAGAACCTAG AGGACGAAGTGAAGCTAAGCAAAGAGCGCGCAGCCCTACAGAGTCGTTTGGATGACACGTCTCAGATGATAGGCCGCCTGAAGCAGGCGCAACATGATCGCCTATCAGCACCGCCACCTGCTCACCTATCGAATGTTCCTAAACCGTCAGAAAACGAAGTTGCATTAGCTGATAAGATTACGGACAATCTTACAGAAATAGCGAAGAAACTACCGCCATCGGCTATCGCTCCCGTTGATGGTCTACGAAGAGCGATGGGGATAGCACCCCTAGGTGGTGGTCCAGAACCAATGGAAGTCGAGCCAATCACACACAACCCGACGATAGTCGCGGAGAACAATCTGTTGTCGCAACCGAATAGTAACCTTTTGTCCGCGCCGTCACCGATTCAAAGCGCAACCTTACTCAGCCCGACAAGCCAACAAACACAATCAATTAGTATTGTCAATACCAATCAGCCTCCGATCCAAATACAGATCGGAATGACGCACAGCCAGACACCTCCGTCTCTACTGAGCACAACGGAAACGTCTGCGGTTCCTGATCTAGAGACCGAGCTCCGTGAATTCCTAGAGAGTGATCCTACGTTAGGGCATTCACCTTTACACGACGACAAAACACTCGAAGACATTTTGTCCGAGTCCTAG